ACCAAAGGCGATAACTCTAAGATCGGGCCATCGCCTTCTTTTGAGACTGCCAGGTATCTCCCAGTTCTGAAAGAATGTCTTCCGGAAGCTTCTGAAGAGCCTCAAACACCTCACTCTCCTCTTCCTCTATGTGGTGTTCCAGGTTCTCTTTCATAACCACAGCCTTAGCTATAAAGGAAGCGTCATCCGGCCCCCTCTTCAACTCCTCCATAAAGAGCTTAACTACGTGATGCTCCTCCTGGGCTTCATAGAAAAGCTCTTCATCCAACTGTTTCAACTGTGGGTAAATAAGCTTCTCCTCTATCTGAGAATGGAGTGTGACTTCATCCATAATCTTGTGAACAAGCTCTTTTGCCTTCGAAGTATCGTCTTCTTTCTTCTCCTCGAACTGCTCAAACAGACCCTTTACTTCATCATGGTCCTTTTTGATCAGTTCAAGCACTTGCGGCAGCGTAGAAACTTTTGAGTTGCCGTTGGATCGCTTTGTAGCCTTCATCTTCCCCACCACCCCTTAATTGGATTCTAATTAAGCGTACTTTCTGTAAAAGTACACCAAACCGCACAGAAAGACTAATTCAACAAAGCCA
This sequence is a window from SAR202 cluster bacterium. Protein-coding genes within it:
- a CDS encoding hemerythrin domain-containing protein, with the protein product MKATKRSNGNSKVSTLPQVLELIKKDHDEVKGLFEQFEEKKEDDTSKAKELVHKIMDEVTLHSQIEEKLIYPQLKQLDEELFYEAQEEHHVVKLFMEELKRGPDDASFIAKAVVMKENLEHHIEEEESEVFEALQKLPEDILSELGDTWQSQKKAMARS